One region of Exiguobacterium acetylicum genomic DNA includes:
- a CDS encoding ABC transporter permease: MLSFIWNSWWRNKERFILLLVGVLIVSTGLSYLIGTTQANNGTVVDELQKRWGSSYDIVVRPQGSRSVTEDLNLLEPNYMSGLDGGITRKQYETIKQIADVEVAAPIAMIGNHYTDTQVGTYNFKEQGVYKLTITDFQDMGLQLEKDSYSQFLAAGWNPSGNDGMNRDISLQPLGEQPLPEYGSATMLAGIDPEAEAKLVGLDQSTKQAKHSRYFTNDDKVVDLGDDVSEIPILLSNREYVDAYQTLRYEKVDFPVVDDSMDATVKQIMKKGGESYLKTLPVSDPTDYRFTTGQATDKLVKQILSNTVPTGPPGSFTWIYLKPSAVSYKTLASPYPTRWPFSYQVEPQKVAEESLLGTRSMYRKAREFGAEMKDRPKMRLNYIGVFDPKKLNISKDPLTELPMETYFPAKAQWVMDKNDRPVNPAQEVKPANDPYDFLTKPPSMLTTLDAAFKLRGDKAISVIRVNVKGVETMNAKSEKKLKTVAQEIEDKTGLITDVTLGSSPQLALTYLPGLKGESALGWIQQPWIKLGSSMAIFQEAKVGMSGIILSVIAVALVYVFSSNIILLYARKKEFAILLSLGWRPRQLSKLLFLEATLLGTLVALISWTILGSFWLTTDHPIALTRILLIGLAGLLIYWGGTLVPMTLIRRIQPFESMRSGEVSKGRRFVRAQSVLGMSINQLATYWQRTLLSTIAIALPTSLFIFFLFITFRLKGVLYATWLGEYVALEVGTMHYVAMGVALLIAILTTTEIMWQNVNERKSQLAVLKATGWRNGQIRTLVLSEGLMTGLFAGIIGLLIALAMIGFVYNQFPTGELGFLSVMLLIPMVTGVLGALLPAQRAVSITPNAAIGSVATNTKATERRFRLALSAVGGALVVGVASLFFFATTEEGPTPTKSAQTAVPTIKTTGTKLADIKETKKKSSSPKKVNSSKLDQLMERGVVQTYPGDPKAKRNIFRVDKLLLSPPKELKLPTLDDEQYVTVPVILENYRDSNVEGGPAVYRPNTFTLEDSNGKVYEAVDYENRNPDVWKDGYRYFAPSVSRVDLVFRVPRDKNTYVLFATSEAIAKPTTVKIEVDAKN; encoded by the coding sequence ATGCTTTCTTTCATCTGGAATTCCTGGTGGCGCAACAAGGAGCGGTTCATCCTGCTGCTCGTCGGTGTCCTGATCGTCAGTACCGGACTCAGTTACTTGATCGGGACGACACAAGCCAACAACGGAACCGTCGTTGATGAACTACAAAAACGCTGGGGATCGTCGTACGATATCGTCGTCCGTCCGCAAGGCAGTCGGAGCGTGACGGAAGACTTGAATCTGCTTGAGCCGAACTACATGAGTGGGCTCGACGGTGGGATCACCCGTAAGCAGTACGAGACGATCAAGCAGATTGCTGACGTCGAAGTCGCAGCACCTATCGCGATGATTGGGAATCATTATACAGACACTCAAGTAGGTACTTATAATTTTAAAGAACAAGGCGTATATAAGTTGACGATCACAGACTTTCAAGATATGGGTTTGCAACTTGAAAAGGATTCATATTCACAGTTTTTAGCAGCAGGATGGAACCCATCAGGAAACGATGGCATGAACCGTGACATTTCTCTTCAACCGTTAGGCGAGCAGCCACTCCCTGAGTATGGAAGCGCGACGATGCTTGCCGGAATCGATCCGGAAGCAGAAGCAAAACTCGTGGGTCTCGATCAGTCCACGAAACAAGCGAAGCACAGTCGCTATTTTACGAATGACGATAAGGTTGTTGACTTAGGAGACGATGTCAGCGAAATTCCGATTCTCCTCAGCAACCGCGAATATGTTGATGCCTATCAAACCCTTCGTTATGAAAAAGTTGATTTCCCTGTCGTTGACGACTCGATGGATGCGACGGTGAAACAGATCATGAAAAAGGGCGGTGAATCTTATCTGAAGACCCTTCCAGTCTCAGATCCTACAGACTATCGCTTCACGACAGGACAAGCCACGGACAAACTGGTCAAACAAATTTTGAGCAATACGGTTCCGACAGGTCCTCCTGGTAGTTTCACTTGGATCTACTTGAAGCCGTCAGCTGTCTCTTATAAGACACTTGCCAGTCCTTATCCGACTCGTTGGCCGTTCAGTTATCAGGTGGAACCCCAAAAAGTAGCGGAGGAATCCCTACTCGGTACACGTTCCATGTATCGAAAGGCTCGAGAATTCGGAGCAGAAATGAAGGATAGACCAAAGATGCGCTTAAACTATATCGGTGTCTTTGATCCGAAAAAATTGAACATCTCGAAGGATCCGTTGACGGAACTACCGATGGAAACTTATTTTCCAGCGAAAGCTCAATGGGTAATGGATAAGAACGATCGCCCCGTGAATCCAGCGCAGGAAGTTAAACCGGCAAATGATCCGTATGACTTCCTGACGAAACCACCGTCGATGCTGACGACGCTTGACGCCGCCTTTAAGTTACGTGGTGATAAAGCGATTTCTGTCATCCGTGTCAACGTCAAAGGTGTTGAAACGATGAACGCGAAAAGCGAGAAAAAGTTGAAAACTGTCGCTCAAGAGATCGAGGATAAGACCGGCCTCATCACCGACGTCACGCTTGGTTCCTCGCCACAACTTGCGCTGACATACCTCCCTGGATTAAAAGGAGAATCAGCACTCGGCTGGATCCAGCAACCTTGGATCAAACTCGGTTCATCAATGGCAATTTTCCAGGAAGCAAAGGTCGGCATGAGCGGTATTATTTTAAGCGTCATTGCCGTTGCACTCGTTTATGTCTTTAGTTCAAATATCATCTTACTCTATGCCCGCAAGAAAGAATTCGCGATCTTACTCTCGCTCGGTTGGCGTCCGCGTCAGCTCTCGAAATTACTGTTTCTAGAAGCGACACTACTCGGTACACTCGTCGCCTTGATTTCTTGGACGATCCTTGGTTCGTTCTGGCTAACGACGGATCACCCGATCGCGCTTACGCGCATCCTTTTGATCGGACTCGCCGGACTGTTGATTTACTGGGGCGGTACGCTCGTCCCGATGACGCTCATCCGCCGGATACAACCATTCGAAAGTATGCGTTCTGGTGAAGTCTCAAAAGGTCGTCGCTTCGTCCGGGCACAAAGTGTCCTTGGGATGAGCATCAACCAACTTGCAACGTATTGGCAACGGACGCTCCTCTCGACGATCGCGATTGCCTTACCGACGAGTCTGTTCATCTTCTTCCTGTTCATTACGTTCCGCTTGAAAGGTGTCCTGTATGCGACATGGCTCGGTGAATACGTTGCCCTTGAAGTCGGTACGATGCATTATGTTGCGATGGGTGTCGCTTTACTCATCGCCATCTTGACGACGACGGAGATCATGTGGCAAAACGTCAACGAGCGGAAGAGTCAGCTCGCTGTCTTAAAAGCAACCGGCTGGCGGAATGGTCAAATCCGGACGCTCGTCTTAAGTGAAGGATTGATGACGGGACTCTTCGCCGGAATCATCGGTTTGCTCATTGCCCTTGCGATGATCGGCTTCGTCTATAACCAGTTCCCAACAGGTGAGCTTGGTTTCTTGAGTGTCATGCTGTTGATTCCGATGGTGACAGGTGTTCTTGGTGCCCTTTTACCGGCACAACGCGCTGTCAGTATTACGCCGAATGCTGCGATTGGAAGTGTCGCAACGAATACGAAAGCGACGGAACGACGCTTCCGACTCGCATTGTCCGCAGTTGGTGGTGCCCTTGTCGTTGGTGTCGCTTCCCTGTTCTTCTTTGCTACGACAGAGGAAGGACCGACACCAACAAAATCAGCACAGACTGCCGTACCGACAATCAAGACGACAGGTACGAAACTCGCAGATATAAAGGAGACAAAAAAGAAGTCTTCCTCTCCGAAGAAAGTCAATTCGAGCAAGCTCGATCAACTAATGGAGCGTGGAGTCGTTCAAACCTATCCAGGAGACCCGAAAGCGAAGAGAAATATTTTCCGCGTTGATAAACTTCTCCTATCACCACCAAAAGAGTTGAAATTGCCAACTCTCGATGACGAACAATATGTCACTGTACCGGTTATTTTAGAAAACTACAGGGATAGTAACGTAGAAGGTGGACCTGCTGTCTATAGACCGAACACATTTACCCTAGAAGATTCGAACGGGAAAGTATACGAAGCTGTCGATTATGAGAACCGGAATCCAGATGTTTGGAAGGATGGCTATCGCTACTTTGCTCCTTCCGTTTCTCGTGTCGACCTTGTATTCCGTGTACCGCGTGATAAAAACACGTACGTCCTCTTCGCGACAAGCGAAGCAATCGCCAAACCGACGACCGTCAAAATCGAAGTCGATGCTAAGAATTAA